A region from the Maledivibacter sp. genome encodes:
- a CDS encoding type II toxin-antitoxin system RelE/ParE family toxin produces the protein MHWEIEYYIKENGDVPVVDFLLSLQPKMRAKAYSEIELLQEHGINLKEPYVKRIKGKNIKDCMN, from the coding sequence ATGCATTGGGAAATAGAATACTATATAAAAGAAAATGGTGATGTTCCTGTAGTAGACTTTCTATTATCGCTTCAACCAAAAATGAGAGCAAAAGCATATAGCGAAATAGAGCTTTTACAAGAACATGGAATTAACTTAAAAGAACCGTATGTAAAGCGTATAAAAGGTAAAAATATAAAGGATTGTATGAATTAA
- a CDS encoding TnpV protein, with amino-acid sequence MSEIKYVRKGDYYYPEIDFGIDQSVELKKYGRLRYKYLKENKPYLFSRLLLEGELMKHVIEIEKQVYERFERIQQGYLREHPLPDDRSFMESYRIRQEAREVAEEVVLKELIYD; translated from the coding sequence ATGAGTGAGATTAAATATGTTAGAAAAGGTGATTATTATTATCCAGAGATTGATTTTGGGATTGATCAAAGTGTAGAGCTTAAAAAGTATGGTAGGTTAAGGTATAAATATTTGAAGGAAAACAAGCCTTATTTGTTTTCTAGGTTGCTTTTAGAAGGGGAGTTGATGAAGCATGTTATTGAAATAGAGAAGCAGGTTTATGAGAGATTTGAGAGGATTCAGCAGGGATACCTTAGAGAACATCCATTACCTGATGATAGGAGTTTTATGGAGAGCTATAGAATTAGGCAGGAGGCTCGTGAAGTGGCTGAGGAGGTTGTGTTGAAAGAGTTGATTTATGATTAA
- the rlmD gene encoding 23S rRNA (uracil(1939)-C(5))-methyltransferase RlmD, translating to MKKNKRNYKTKNKGVKKNSHQRSDIKNQKVNVNCTAIDEEGKGIVNINGQKITIPYLIEGERAEVEIFNKRNFNTGKVNSILDKSKDRVVPKCPYFFKCGGCQLQHMSYEAQTDFKEKSVRKLLGDYGKVNRIITMDKPYDYRNKIHSTFGYGKKREIISGIYEEYSHRVIPIDRCIIQDPHADAIIGSIRQLMKSFKMKPFDEDSGQGFLRHVLVKTGFTSGQIMVVLVVSTHIFPSKNNFVKALLKKHPEITTIVMNVNNRKTSVVLGNIEKVLYGKGTIEDKLCGKVFQISPKSFYQINPIQTEKLYNKAIDMAKLEKGEVVLDAYCGIGTIALILSSKVKKVIGVELNKNALRDAINNAKRNKIKNVRFYQGDAGEFMVKMAEDKQYVDTVFMDPPRSGSDEKFLSSIVKLGPKKVIYISCNPVSQARDLKYLTKNGYGVEEIQPLDMFPHTYHVECCSLLTRKE from the coding sequence GTGAAAAAAAATAAAAGAAATTATAAAACAAAAAACAAAGGGGTAAAAAAAAATAGTCATCAAAGATCAGATATTAAAAATCAAAAAGTAAATGTAAATTGTACAGCTATAGACGAAGAAGGAAAGGGAATTGTAAACATAAATGGCCAAAAGATTACTATTCCTTATTTGATTGAGGGAGAAAGAGCTGAAGTAGAGATTTTTAATAAGAGAAATTTTAACACGGGAAAAGTAAATAGTATACTTGATAAATCAAAGGATAGAGTTGTTCCTAAATGTCCTTATTTTTTTAAGTGTGGAGGTTGTCAACTACAGCATATGTCCTATGAAGCCCAGACTGATTTCAAGGAAAAAAGTGTTAGAAAGCTGCTAGGAGACTATGGGAAAGTTAATAGGATTATCACTATGGATAAGCCCTATGACTACCGCAATAAAATCCATTCAACCTTTGGATATGGAAAAAAAAGAGAAATTATATCTGGAATTTATGAGGAATACAGCCATAGGGTTATTCCCATAGATAGATGTATTATTCAGGACCCCCATGCCGATGCCATTATTGGTTCAATTCGTCAACTGATGAAATCATTCAAGATGAAGCCCTTTGATGAAGACTCTGGTCAGGGATTTTTACGACATGTTTTGGTCAAAACAGGATTTACTAGTGGGCAGATCATGGTAGTACTTGTAGTTTCGACACATATATTTCCTTCTAAAAATAACTTTGTAAAGGCACTGCTGAAAAAACATCCTGAAATTACAACAATTGTTATGAATGTTAACAATCGAAAAACCAGTGTGGTTCTTGGAAATATTGAAAAGGTATTATATGGTAAAGGTACTATTGAAGACAAACTATGTGGTAAGGTTTTTCAAATTTCTCCAAAGTCTTTTTATCAGATTAATCCCATTCAAACAGAGAAACTATACAACAAAGCAATTGATATGGCAAAGCTTGAAAAAGGAGAAGTAGTACTTGACGCATATTGTGGTATTGGCACAATAGCTTTAATTTTGAGCAGCAAAGTCAAAAAAGTTATTGGTGTGGAACTCAACAAAAATGCTTTGAGGGATGCAATTAATAATGCAAAGAGAAACAAAATTAAAAATGTTCGATTCTACCAAGGTGATGCCGGGGAATTTATGGTCAAAATGGCGGAAGATAAGCAATATGTGGATACAGTATTTATGGACCCTCCAAGAAGCGGGAGTGATGAAAAATTCTTATCTTCCATAGTTAAATTAGGTCCTAAAAAAGTCATATATATATCTTGTAACCCAGTAAGCCAAGCAAGGGATTTAAAATATTTAACTAAAAATGGATACGGGGTAGAAGAGATACAGCCCTTAGATATGTTTCCTCATACTTATCATGTGGAGTGTTGCTCGCTACTTACTAGGAAGGAATAA
- a CDS encoding L-2-amino-thiazoline-4-carboxylic acid hydrolase — MESNMFYLSQEQKLIKGMDKFLKPIKPELVSKFGKEGANEIRVQALKEFEKLIPQFPYIGGKDNNLTSNLIKASWGLALYLVLDGYGYDVEEVGELIHLSLERQLKKMPLFIRRLMGKTIFSKRNLIKMKKRAEDSQQKKYPGDWVWEIFEGDGKAYDVGIDYTECGIVKFMRSQNADELIPYLCNLDYVLFEALGLELHRTKNLAWGCDCCNFRIKKNGTPPKAWPPKFVERSCGIEEDI, encoded by the coding sequence ATGGAATCAAATATGTTTTATTTGTCACAGGAACAAAAGTTAATAAAAGGAATGGATAAATTTCTTAAGCCCATTAAGCCAGAGCTTGTATCGAAATTTGGGAAAGAAGGAGCAAATGAAATTCGTGTTCAGGCTTTAAAGGAGTTTGAAAAGCTTATACCACAATTCCCTTATATTGGAGGAAAGGATAATAATCTCACTTCTAATCTTATTAAAGCTAGTTGGGGGTTAGCTTTATATCTTGTATTAGATGGATATGGATATGATGTTGAGGAAGTCGGGGAATTAATTCATTTATCCCTGGAGAGGCAGTTGAAAAAAATGCCACTATTCATACGTAGGTTGATGGGGAAAACGATATTTTCAAAACGAAATCTTATTAAAATGAAAAAAAGAGCAGAAGATTCTCAACAAAAAAAATACCCTGGAGATTGGGTATGGGAAATTTTTGAGGGAGATGGTAAAGCATATGATGTTGGTATAGATTATACTGAGTGTGGCATTGTAAAATTTATGCGTAGTCAAAATGCAGATGAATTGATACCCTACCTATGTAATTTAGATTATGTACTATTTGAAGCCCTTGGGCTTGAACTGCATCGTACTAAAAACTTGGCATGGGGGTGCGATTGTTGCAACTTTAGAATTAAAAAGAATGGTACACCACCAAAAGCATGGCCTCCAAAGTTTGTAGAACGGAGCTGTGGCATAGAAGAGGATATTTAG
- a CDS encoding FeoB-associated Cys-rich membrane protein: MTNIIVGLVIIVIIGLSITKVVKEKRRGTKCIGCPMSGSNSKSNCSCNTMELNK, encoded by the coding sequence ATGACAAATATAATAGTTGGATTGGTGATTATAGTAATTATTGGTTTATCTATTACAAAGGTTGTTAAGGAAAAGCGAAGAGGTACTAAATGCATTGGTTGTCCAATGTCTGGATCAAATAGCAAGAGCAATTGTAGTTGTAATACAATGGAACTAAATAAATAA